The genomic segment CCAATGCCCATGAGCGTACCGATCAAGGCGGCAAAGGGAGCGGCATTCGCGATAACCGCAGGCAGCGAATACAGCATCAGCAGTGCAACATCTTTAAAAGGAGCTTGTTTTGAAAGGACATCTTCCGCCAACAACAGAATATTATTAACAAAAAATATAAAGAATAAGAACAAAAAGCAGACAAAAAAGTACAGCAGCATCTCTTTGACAATATATAAAAAAAGCTGCTTTTGTCTTATGCCTATCATCTTTTATACCGTTAATCACTGTTATAGGAACAGGGATGTCTCAAAAGTTGGTTACTTTTTCAACATCCTCATGCCCTAATCACCCTTATATCAATTTATGCAATACCGGTAGAGCCATATCCGTTGCAACCCCGTCCGGTTTTTGAAAGCGCATCAGTGTGTACAAAGCTCACCTGTAGTGCCTGAGCAACCACTGCCTGCGCAATTCTGTCGCCGTTCCGGATGGTAAAAGGTTCGTTGCCGAGGTTTACCAACAGCACGCACAGTTCTCCGCGGTAATCGGAATCCACTGTACCGGGGGTATTGAGCACCGTAATGCCATACTTCAAGGCAAGTCCCGAACGTGGGCGCACTTGCAGCTCATACCCCACAGGTAATTCAACAAAAAGCCCCGTCGGGATGAGCTTACGCTCCATCGGGTTCAGCGTTATCGGTTCCGCCAGATATGCATGCAAATCCGCGCCGGCGGAACCGGGTGTTTGATATTCAGGCAGCAAGGCTCCTTCCTTGAGTACGGAAAAAACCTTTACCGCCCCATCAGCAATACTCACCGTTTTTCCTCAGAGAACGGCTTAATGGCTGCCGGTTTTTTCCTGCTCTTCGCAGGCATCGATATACGAAAGATTTAAGCGACCGAGCTTATCGATTTCCAACAGCTTGACGGGTACTTTTTGTCCTTCCTGCAACACGTCGGTAACTTTTTCGATGCGGCTGCGCGATAGTTTGGAAATATGGCAGAGTCCTTCTTTACCGGGAAGAATTTCGATAAAGGCGCCGAAATCCTTGATGCACTTAACGGTACCTTCATAAATTCTGCCGACCTCAGGATCTTCCACGATGCCGGTAACCGCAGCCTTGGCGCCGAGCGCGGATGAAGAATCACGCCCGTAGATGGTAACCGTACCGTCGTTTTCGGTATTGATTGTTACATGGTATTGTTCGGACAGCGCCTTGATAATTTTTCCGCCCGGTCCGATGAGCGCTCCGATCTTATCAACCGGAATCTTGAGCGTTTCAATCCGCGGCGCATACTTGGACACCTGCTCGGACGGCTTGGAAATAGTTTGGTTCATAATGCCGAGGATATGGAGCCGGCCTTTTTTTGCCTGCTCGAGCGCTTTTTTCATAATCTCAGCGGAAACGCCGGCGATTTTAATATCCATCTGGAAACCGGTGATACCTTCTGCGGTACCGGCAACTTTAAAGTCCATATCACCGAGATGGTCTTCTTCGCCCAGAATATCCGAGAGTACCGCAAAGCGGTTTCCATCGGTGATAAGCCCCATTGCGATACCCGCTACCGGTTTTTTCATCGGGACGCCGGCGTGCAGCAGTGAAAGCGTACCGCCGCACACGGTTGCCATTGACGAAGAACCGTTAGATTCCAGAATTTCGGAAACGACACGGATGGTATACGGGAACGCTTCTCTGGACGGAATCATCGGCATCAAGGAGCGGTGCGCAAGGTGCCCGTGCCCGATTTCGCGGCGTCCGGTTCCAAGCCGTCCTACCTCACCGACCGAATAGGGCGGGAAGTTATAATGCAGGATAAAATTCTCTCGGCGGTCGCCTTCGATATCATCATAGACTTGTTCATCAAACACAGTACCGAGTGTAACAACGGCAAGCGACTGTGTTTCCCCGCGGGTAAACACCGCAGAACCGTGCGGCCGCGGCAGCACACCGATCTCGCAGGTGATGGGGCGGATATCTTCCAAGCCGCGTCCGTCAACCCGCAAGCCTTTTTCCAGTATGTTTTCGCGCAAAATATGGTATTCCATGTCGTCGAATAAAGCGGCAAAGAGCTTCGCCTGTGTTTCATCGGCGAGTTGCTTCGCATACTCTTCGGCCAGCGCCTTTCTGATAACATCGCAGGCTTCGCGGCGCTCTACCTTGCCCTTTGTGTATAAGGCTTTGGAAAGTTCGGGATACGCCTTTGCATAAATGGCATCTTTATTTGCGAGCGTTGCATTCACCGGTGCAAGCGGCAGCTTTTCCTTGCCGCACGCCGCGCGGAGCTCATTTTGCAGCGCACAGATTGCTTTGATAAATTCATGCGCTTTTTCCAAGGCCTTGAGCATAACCTCTTCCGAAACCTCGTGAGCGCCGCCTTCTACCATCGTAATGCCTTCGGCAGTACCCGCGACAACGATTTCCATATCAGCCTTTTCAATCTGGCTGAATGTCGGGTTTATCACAAACTCGCCGTCGAGGTATGCCACGCGAGCCCCCGCAACCGGCCCGTTAAACGGAATGTCGGAAATAACAACCGCAGCCGAACTTGCAATAACCGCCAAAATATCCGGCGGATTGATCATATCCGAGGAAATACAGGTCGGTACAATCTGAATTTCCCGCCCGAACGCTTTTTCAAACAACGGTCGCATCGGACGATCGATGAGCCGCGAAACTAAAATCTCTTTATCCTTAGGACGACCTTCACGTTTGATAAAACCGCCCGGTATCTTTCCTGCTGCATAGTATTTTTCATTATAATCGACGGTTACCGGTACATAATCGAGCCCCTCAACTGCCGTAGACGACGCACACACCGTCGCCAACACTGCGGTTCCGCCGTACTGCGCATAAATAGCGCCGTTTGCCTGTTTTGCCAGATGGCCTGTTTCTAAAATTAACTCTTCATTTCCGATCTTATACGTTACTCTCTGTCTCATAATCTTTCCTTCTATTAATTACAATTCCTCAAATTACTTATAAAAAACGGCTACCTACCTGTTTCCGATAGGTAACCGTTTTATGCCGCTTAAATCGATTTAAGGAAAATCAAGGAAGCCGTCCAAAAACCGAGGTTTTCGAATATGCCCTGTCCCCTGCACATTAAGCAGCATCTATCTTACTTGCGCAAGCCTAACTCTTTAATAAGGGCACGGTAGCCTTCGAGGTTGGTACGCTTGTAGTATTTCAGCAAGCGCCGGCGCTGTCCTACCAATACCAAAAGTCCCCGCTGGCTGCTCTTATCTTTTTTATTGATTTTGCAGTGCTCAGTGAGCTGGCGGATCCTATCGGTCAACAACGCAATCTGAACTTTGGTATTGCCCGTATCTTTTTCGTTTGCACCGAATTTCATAACAACCGATGCAGTGTGTTCTTTTGTAAGTGCCATTTCTTACTCCTTCCGTATAAATTCCAATTTGTGTATCAATGTTCCTGCGGCGAACGGAACCGGCGCTGCGATCTCTTCGGAAACTTCAAGCAACGTATCCGTAACCTCCACCTGTACAGGAATAATCTCTCCCGTTTGCAAATATGCAGAGGCTGAATACCGTCCGTTCTGTGGGAGAATCTGTGTTATAGCCGACTTTTCGATCGACCATACAGAACCCTCTCTCCGCTGGACTATTTTTGCGACATCTAAGAAAAAAGGATACCCGAGGAGGTCTTTTGCAAGGGCGAAATCAGCTTGTTCAACGGCATGGCGTATTGCACTTGAGCTGATACGCTCTTGCTGTGCCGAATAAAGCTGTTCGATGGAATCAAAACAAAAGCCCCTTTCACGAGCAAGGCGCTGTAAATCCCCTACTCCCGTATCGTGGCGATACCCGCAGGAAAAATCACTGCCAACGGCAAGATATTTTATGCAGATAGTTTTTATTAGTATGTCAAAAAAAACAGCACCTTTCATTTTAGCGAAATCGGTGGAAAAGTCAATCAGCACCGTAAAGCTAAATCCTTGCGCGGCAAATTTTTGCAGCCTCATTTCCAGTGTAGAAACATCGCCTGTATATGCATTTCCAATCTTAACCGACCGAGGGGAACGGAAAAAGGTGATGATTCCTGCGGGGATGCCCTTATGCTGTGCAGCTGCCAGTACCGCCGATAAGATACGCTCGTGCCCGCGGTGCGGCCCGTCAAAACCGCCGATCGAAATAGCGGAACCCTGTGGATATATGTTTTCTTCTTTTATTAAATCATCCCAATAGATAATCTTCATCACTCCAGCCTATCAGGGCAAACACCTCAGATTCTTTGTAATATACACCGCACGAATCAATTTACACATCTGACGCGTTTACCCTGCCTTGATTGAATACAGTCTCATAATGAAACCGGTTACCGTTTTTTGTAATCAGTCCTGCACAGCATCCACCGTAAAAGACTGCGATAGTTCCGCCGTCAGAAAGCGGTCGCGTACCTGTAAACCAGTGCCCGCTGATGGGCTTCCCGTTCATAAACGCAGAATAATATTTCTCTTG from the Treponema medium genome contains:
- the dut gene encoding dUTP diphosphatase, producing MSIADGAVKVFSVLKEGALLPEYQTPGSAGADLHAYLAEPITLNPMERKLIPTGLFVELPVGYELQVRPRSGLALKYGITVLNTPGTVDSDYRGELCVLLVNLGNEPFTIRNGDRIAQAVVAQALQVSFVHTDALSKTGRGCNGYGSTGIA
- the pnp gene encoding polyribonucleotide nucleotidyltransferase, translating into MRQRVTYKIGNEELILETGHLAKQANGAIYAQYGGTAVLATVCASSTAVEGLDYVPVTVDYNEKYYAAGKIPGGFIKREGRPKDKEILVSRLIDRPMRPLFEKAFGREIQIVPTCISSDMINPPDILAVIASSAAVVISDIPFNGPVAGARVAYLDGEFVINPTFSQIEKADMEIVVAGTAEGITMVEGGAHEVSEEVMLKALEKAHEFIKAICALQNELRAACGKEKLPLAPVNATLANKDAIYAKAYPELSKALYTKGKVERREACDVIRKALAEEYAKQLADETQAKLFAALFDDMEYHILRENILEKGLRVDGRGLEDIRPITCEIGVLPRPHGSAVFTRGETQSLAVVTLGTVFDEQVYDDIEGDRRENFILHYNFPPYSVGEVGRLGTGRREIGHGHLAHRSLMPMIPSREAFPYTIRVVSEILESNGSSSMATVCGGTLSLLHAGVPMKKPVAGIAMGLITDGNRFAVLSDILGEEDHLGDMDFKVAGTAEGITGFQMDIKIAGVSAEIMKKALEQAKKGRLHILGIMNQTISKPSEQVSKYAPRIETLKIPVDKIGALIGPGGKIIKALSEQYHVTINTENDGTVTIYGRDSSSALGAKAAVTGIVEDPEVGRIYEGTVKCIKDFGAFIEILPGKEGLCHISKLSRSRIEKVTDVLQEGQKVPVKLLEIDKLGRLNLSYIDACEEQEKTGSH
- the rpsO gene encoding 30S ribosomal protein S15 is translated as MALTKEHTASVVMKFGANEKDTGNTKVQIALLTDRIRQLTEHCKINKKDKSSQRGLLVLVGQRRRLLKYYKRTNLEGYRALIKELGLRK
- a CDS encoding FAD synthetase family protein, which gives rise to MKIIYWDDLIKEENIYPQGSAISIGGFDGPHRGHERILSAVLAAAQHKGIPAGIITFFRSPRSVKIGNAYTGDVSTLEMRLQKFAAQGFSFTVLIDFSTDFAKMKGAVFFDILIKTICIKYLAVGSDFSCGYRHDTGVGDLQRLARERGFCFDSIEQLYSAQQERISSSAIRHAVEQADFALAKDLLGYPFFLDVAKIVQRREGSVWSIEKSAITQILPQNGRYSASAYLQTGEIIPVQVEVTDTLLEVSEEIAAPVPFAAGTLIHKLEFIRKE